In the genome of Kitasatospora cathayae, one region contains:
- the bldC gene encoding developmental transcriptional regulator BldC, which translates to MTARTPDAEPLLTPAEVATMFRVDPKTVTRWAKAGKLTSIRTLGGHRRYREAEVRALLAGIPAQRTEA; encoded by the coding sequence ATGACCGCTCGTACCCCTGATGCTGAGCCGCTGCTGACGCCGGCGGAGGTTGCCACCATGTTCCGCGTTGACCCGAAGACGGTCACCCGCTGGGCCAAGGCGGGCAAGCTGACGTCGATCCGCACGCTCGGCGGTCACCGCCGTTACCGTGAGGCGGAGGTGCGCGCCCTGCTGGCCGGGATTCCCGCCCAGCGCACTGAGGCCTGA
- a CDS encoding DUF3073 domain-containing protein has translation MGRGRAKAKQTKVARELKYNSGGFDANRLSNELGVSPSTASIDPEPIEEEEDDDPYAEYAARYGALDDEDDNEPGNGPSQASRRRS, from the coding sequence ATGGGGCGCGGCCGGGCCAAGGCCAAGCAGACGAAGGTCGCCCGCGAGCTGAAGTACAACAGCGGCGGGTTCGACGCTAACCGTCTGTCCAACGAGCTGGGCGTATCGCCGTCCACCGCTTCGATCGACCCGGAGCCGATCGAGGAGGAGGAGGACGACGACCCGTACGCGGAGTACGCCGCCCGCTACGGCGCCCTCGACGACGAGGACGACAACGAGCCGGGCAACGGGCCGTCGCAGGCCTCCCGCCGCCGCTCGTAA
- the hrpA gene encoding ATP-dependent RNA helicase HrpA: MPAVSSPAVQSAPAPTEGPGIGELAARLPELTLRDEVRIGRRLEGARRVRKPEARQKIAAEIAADIDRAELLVEQRRGAVPKITYPAELPVSQKKDDILEAIREHQVVIVAGETGSGKTTQIPKICLELGRGVRGLVGHTQPRRIAARTVAERVAEELDTPLGEAVGWKVRFTDQVGQDTLVKLMTDGILLAEIQTDRDLRQYDTLIIDEAHERSLNIDFLLGYLKQLLPRRPDLKVVITSATIDPERFSRHFGDAPIIEVSGRTYPVEVRYRPVIDDAEDDADEADRDRDQIQAICDAAQELQDEGPGDILVFLSGEREIRDTADALNKLKLRNTEVLPLYARLSSAEQHRVFQRSNLRRIVLATNVAETSLTVPGIKYVIDPGTARISRYSHRTKVQRLPIEAISQASANQRKGRCGRTSDGICIRLYSEEDFLSRPEFTDAEILRTNLASVILQMTAAGLGDISAFPFLDPPDSRNIKDGVHLLHELGALDPDEKDPRKRLTALGRKLAQLPVDPRMARMVLEADRNGCVRDVMVIAAALSIQDPRERPAEKRQAADERHRRFSSETSDFLSYLAMWRYVREQQKELSSSAFRRMCKSEFLNYLRIREWQDVYTQLRTVAKQLGVTIEEPHPDAEPDADRIHQSLLAGLLSHIGLFDVEKREYGGARGARFAVFPGSGLFKKPPRWVMSAELVETSRLWARINAKIEPEWVEPLAGHLIKRSYSEPHWEKKAGAVLAYEKVTLYGMPIVAQRKVNYGRIDPELCRELFIRNALVEGDWETHHRFFAENRKLLGEVEELENRARRRDILVDDQTLFDFYDARLPEEIVSTRHFDSWWKKARHEQPDLLNFEKSMLINDAADGVTEADYPDHWQQGKLRFKLTYQFEPGSDADGVTVHIPLPVLNQVTAEGFDWQIPGLREELVTAYIKSLPKAIRRNFVPAPDFAKAALRQLKDRQEPLLPSLEHALKRLTAVTVPPEAWDDERVPEHLKVTFRVVDGRRKLAESKDLEELRLRLKPKLKETLSSAASGRGIEQGGLTAWPAGLPVLQRTFEQRSRGHSLRAYPALVDEGGSVGVKLFDTPEAQAQAMWEGTRRLLMLTTTSPAKSIQGRLGNQAKLALSHSPHGSINALFEDVVSAATDRLMALAGGPAWDEAAFGKLHDKVRADLYDLSADTTLKTATALIAFHKASTRLKSVSSPVLLNAVNDVRLHLASLVHPGFVTATGWQRLPDLKRYLLAVDRRLEALPDHPQRDAQQLLKVQQVQQAYGELLAAVPAGRQPSEEVRAIRWMIEELRVSFFAQGLGTPSPVSEKRIMKAMESARAAL; this comes from the coding sequence ATGCCCGCAGTGAGTTCTCCCGCAGTCCAGTCCGCCCCCGCACCCACCGAGGGTCCCGGAATCGGTGAGCTGGCCGCCCGCCTGCCCGAGCTGACCCTGCGCGACGAGGTCCGGATCGGGCGTCGGCTGGAGGGGGCCCGCCGGGTCCGCAAGCCCGAGGCCCGGCAGAAGATCGCCGCCGAGATCGCCGCCGACATCGACCGCGCCGAGCTGCTGGTCGAGCAGCGCCGGGGCGCGGTGCCGAAGATCACGTACCCGGCCGAGCTCCCGGTCAGCCAGAAGAAGGACGACATCCTGGAGGCGATCCGGGAGCACCAGGTGGTGATCGTCGCGGGTGAGACCGGCTCCGGCAAGACCACCCAGATCCCGAAGATCTGCCTGGAGCTGGGCCGTGGCGTGCGCGGGCTGGTCGGCCACACCCAGCCGCGCCGGATCGCCGCCCGCACGGTGGCGGAGCGCGTAGCCGAGGAGCTGGACACCCCGCTGGGCGAGGCGGTCGGCTGGAAGGTCCGGTTCACCGACCAGGTCGGCCAGGACACCCTGGTCAAGCTGATGACGGACGGCATCCTGCTCGCGGAGATCCAGACCGACCGCGATCTGCGCCAGTACGACACCCTGATCATCGACGAGGCGCACGAGCGCAGCCTCAACATCGACTTCCTGCTCGGCTACCTCAAGCAGCTGCTCCCCCGCCGCCCCGACCTCAAGGTCGTGATCACCTCCGCGACCATCGACCCGGAGCGCTTCTCCCGGCACTTCGGCGACGCCCCGATCATCGAGGTCTCCGGCCGGACGTACCCGGTCGAGGTCCGCTACCGCCCGGTGATCGACGACGCCGAGGACGACGCCGACGAGGCGGACCGCGACCGGGACCAGATCCAGGCGATCTGCGACGCCGCCCAGGAGCTGCAGGACGAGGGCCCGGGCGACATCCTGGTCTTCCTCTCCGGCGAGCGCGAGATCCGCGACACCGCCGACGCCCTCAACAAGCTGAAACTGAGGAACACCGAGGTCCTCCCGCTCTACGCCCGGCTCAGCTCGGCCGAGCAGCACCGGGTGTTCCAGCGCTCCAACCTGCGCCGGATCGTGCTGGCCACCAACGTGGCCGAGACCTCGCTGACCGTCCCCGGCATCAAGTACGTGATCGACCCGGGCACCGCCCGGATCTCCCGTTACAGCCACCGCACCAAGGTGCAGCGGCTGCCGATCGAGGCGATCAGCCAGGCCAGCGCCAACCAGCGCAAGGGCCGCTGCGGCCGCACCTCGGACGGCATCTGCATCCGGCTGTACTCGGAGGAGGACTTCCTCTCCCGCCCCGAGTTCACCGACGCCGAGATCCTGCGCACCAACCTGGCCTCGGTGATCCTGCAGATGACCGCGGCCGGCCTGGGCGACATCTCCGCCTTCCCGTTCCTGGACCCGCCGGACTCGCGCAACATCAAGGACGGCGTCCACCTGCTGCACGAGCTGGGCGCGCTGGACCCGGACGAGAAGGACCCGCGCAAGCGCCTGACGGCGCTCGGCCGCAAGCTCGCCCAGCTCCCGGTGGACCCGCGGATGGCCCGCATGGTGCTGGAGGCGGACCGCAACGGCTGCGTGCGCGACGTCATGGTGATCGCCGCCGCGCTGTCCATCCAGGACCCGCGCGAGCGCCCCGCCGAGAAGCGCCAGGCCGCCGACGAACGGCACCGCCGGTTCTCCTCGGAGACCTCCGACTTCCTCTCCTACCTGGCGATGTGGCGCTACGTCCGGGAGCAGCAGAAGGAGCTCTCCTCCTCGGCGTTCCGCCGGATGTGCAAGTCCGAGTTCCTCAACTACCTGCGGATACGGGAGTGGCAGGACGTCTACACCCAGCTGCGCACCGTCGCCAAGCAGTTGGGCGTGACCATCGAGGAGCCGCACCCCGACGCCGAACCGGACGCCGACCGGATCCACCAGTCGCTGCTGGCCGGGCTGCTCTCCCACATCGGACTGTTCGACGTGGAGAAGCGCGAGTACGGCGGCGCCCGCGGCGCCCGGTTCGCGGTCTTCCCCGGCTCCGGCCTGTTCAAGAAGCCGCCGCGCTGGGTGATGTCGGCCGAGCTGGTGGAGACCTCCCGGCTGTGGGCCCGGATCAACGCGAAGATCGAGCCCGAATGGGTCGAGCCGCTGGCCGGGCACCTGATCAAGCGCAGCTACAGCGAGCCGCACTGGGAGAAGAAGGCCGGCGCCGTGCTGGCGTACGAGAAGGTGACCCTCTACGGGATGCCGATCGTCGCCCAGCGCAAGGTCAACTACGGCCGGATCGACCCGGAGCTCTGCCGCGAGCTGTTCATCCGCAACGCCCTGGTCGAGGGCGACTGGGAGACCCACCACAGGTTCTTCGCGGAGAACCGCAAGCTGCTCGGCGAGGTCGAGGAGCTGGAGAACCGGGCCCGCCGCCGGGACATCCTGGTGGACGACCAGACCCTGTTCGACTTCTACGACGCCCGGCTGCCCGAGGAGATCGTCTCCACCCGGCACTTCGACTCCTGGTGGAAGAAGGCCCGGCACGAGCAGCCGGACCTGCTGAACTTCGAGAAGTCGATGCTGATCAACGACGCCGCGGACGGCGTCACCGAGGCCGACTACCCGGACCACTGGCAGCAGGGCAAGCTGCGCTTCAAGCTGACCTACCAGTTCGAGCCGGGCAGCGACGCGGACGGCGTGACCGTGCACATCCCGCTGCCGGTGCTCAACCAGGTCACCGCGGAGGGCTTCGACTGGCAGATCCCCGGTCTGCGGGAGGAGCTGGTCACCGCGTACATCAAGTCGCTGCCCAAGGCGATCCGGCGCAACTTCGTGCCGGCCCCGGACTTCGCCAAGGCGGCGCTGCGCCAGCTGAAGGACCGCCAGGAGCCGTTGCTGCCGTCCCTGGAGCACGCCCTGAAGCGCCTGACGGCCGTCACCGTGCCGCCGGAGGCCTGGGACGACGAGCGGGTGCCCGAGCACCTCAAGGTGACCTTCCGGGTGGTGGACGGGCGGCGCAAGCTCGCCGAGTCCAAGGACCTGGAGGAGCTGCGGCTGCGGCTCAAGCCCAAGCTCAAGGAGACGCTCTCCTCGGCGGCCTCCGGCCGGGGCATCGAACAGGGCGGGCTGACCGCCTGGCCGGCCGGGCTGCCGGTGCTCCAGCGCACCTTCGAGCAGCGCTCGCGCGGCCACTCGCTGCGCGCCTACCCGGCGCTGGTGGACGAGGGCGGGTCGGTCGGCGTGAAGCTGTTCGACACCCCGGAGGCGCAGGCGCAGGCGATGTGGGAGGGAACGCGCCGGCTGCTGATGCTGACCACCACCTCCCCGGCCAAGTCGATCCAGGGCCGGCTGGGCAACCAGGCGAAGCTGGCGCTCTCGCACAGCCCGCACGGTTCGATCAACGCCCTGTTCGAGGACGTCGTCTCGGCCGCGACGGACCGGCTGATGGCCCTGGCCGGCGGCCCGGCCTGGGACGAGGCGGCCTTCGGCAAGCTGCACGACAAGGTACGGGCGGACCTGTACGACCTGTCCGCGGACACCACGCTGAAGACGGCCACCGCGCTGATCGCCTTCCACAAGGCCTCGACCCGGCTGAAGTCGGTGAGCAGCCCGGTGCTGCTGAACGCGGTGAACGACGTCCGGCTGCACCTGGCCTCGCTGGTGCACCCGGGCTTCGTGACGGCCACCGGCTGGCAGCGGCTGCCCGACCTCAAGCGCTACCTGCTGGCGGTGGACCGCCGACTGGAGGCGCTGCCCGACCACCCGCAGCGGGACGCCCAGCAGCTGCTGAAGGTCCAGCAGGTGCAGCAGGCGTACGGGGAGCTGCTGGCGGCGGTGCCGGCCGGGCGGCAGCCGTCCGAGGAGGTGCGGGCGATCCGCTGGATGATCGAGGAGCTGCGGGTCAGCTTCTTCGCCCAGGGGCTGGGCACGCCGAGCCCGGTCTCGGAGAAGCGGATCATGAAGGCGATGGAGTCGGCCCGGGCGGCGCTGTGA
- a CDS encoding diacylglycerol kinase family protein: MSSLSTPATGGPEPLLLLLDPVARQTDGESVRIAKDVLCGGADVKVAYPESPSELDRMLSHRGRRLPVVIGSDLALQRVLQALHRHRELGADPVGMVPVGRAEELATARALGVPGEPVRAARAVLSGAPRTFDLLVDDGGGVALGGVRITGGGARRLVGRTGGWRSLWAKLAAAEQANALTPDAVDHSPRVRVEADGRLLADVHRPVRLVQLILPGARQSDAADADADADGADGAADADGAGVLEVVVHAPGALVRARAASVSVVGRGFGYEADGHPVGPVRARTWTVHPGAWGLLLPAA; this comes from the coding sequence GTGTCGTCCCTGTCCACGCCTGCTACCGGCGGTCCGGAGCCCCTTCTGCTGCTGCTCGACCCGGTGGCCCGGCAGACCGACGGGGAGTCGGTGCGGATCGCGAAGGACGTGCTGTGCGGGGGTGCGGACGTCAAGGTGGCCTATCCGGAGAGCCCGTCGGAACTCGACCGGATGCTTTCGCACCGGGGTCGGCGGCTACCGGTGGTGATCGGTTCCGATCTCGCCCTGCAGCGGGTGCTGCAGGCCCTGCACCGGCATCGTGAGCTGGGCGCCGATCCGGTGGGCATGGTTCCGGTCGGCCGGGCGGAGGAGCTGGCGACGGCCCGCGCGCTCGGCGTGCCGGGGGAGCCGGTGCGGGCGGCGCGGGCGGTGCTGTCGGGTGCGCCGCGCACCTTCGACCTGCTGGTGGACGACGGCGGCGGGGTGGCGCTGGGCGGGGTGCGGATCACCGGTGGCGGTGCGCGGCGGCTGGTGGGCCGCACGGGTGGCTGGCGTTCGCTATGGGCGAAACTGGCTGCGGCCGAGCAGGCGAACGCACTCACCCCGGACGCGGTGGACCACAGCCCCCGGGTCCGGGTCGAGGCGGACGGCCGGCTGCTCGCCGACGTGCACCGCCCGGTCCGGCTGGTGCAGCTGATCCTCCCGGGCGCCAGGCAGTCCGACGCGGCCGACGCCGACGCCGACGCCGACGGCGCGGACGGCGCGGCCGACGCCGACGGCGCGGGGGTGCTCGAGGTGGTGGTCCACGCGCCCGGCGCGCTGGTGCGGGCGCGGGCGGCGAGCGTCTCGGTGGTCGGGCGCGGATTCGGTTACGAGGCGGACGGCCATCCGGTCGGCCCGGTCCGCGCCCGGACCTGGACGGTCCACCCGGGCGCCTGGGGCCTGCTGCTGCCGGCGGCGTGA
- the purF gene encoding amidophosphoribosyltransferase: MPRGDGRLNHDLLPGEKGPQDACGVFGVWAPGEEVAKLTFFGLYALQHRGQESAGIAVSNGSQILVFKDMGLVSQVFDEASLGSLHGHIAVGHARYSTTGSSVWENAQPTFRATVHGSLALGHNGNLVNTAELAAMVAELPGEEHVSRSGRTAATNDTDLVTALLAGHPDLSIEETAKVVLPKVKGAFSLVFMDEHTLYAARDPQGIRPLVLGRLERGWVVASETAALDICGASFIREVEPGELIAIDENGMRTSRFAEAKPKGCVFEYVYLARPDTSIAGRNVHLSRVEMGRRLAQEAPVEADLVIATPESGTPAAIGYAEASGIPYGSGLVKNAYVGRTFIQPSQTIRQLGIRLKLNPLREVIAGKRLVVVDDSIVRGNTQRALVKMLREAGAAEVHIRISSPPVKWPCFFGIDFATRAELIANGMTIEEIGRTLGADSLAYISIDGMIEATKQPKDKLCRACFDGEYPMELPDPALLGKLLLEAEIKGGQQQPAVRGKPTSGSDLDGVQSLLGGAGAADALRRP, translated from the coding sequence GTGCCACGTGGTGACGGAAGACTCAACCACGATCTTCTTCCCGGCGAGAAAGGCCCCCAGGACGCGTGTGGCGTCTTCGGTGTCTGGGCTCCCGGCGAGGAGGTCGCCAAGCTCACGTTCTTCGGCCTTTACGCCCTGCAGCACCGCGGTCAGGAATCCGCGGGCATCGCAGTGAGCAACGGCTCCCAGATTCTCGTCTTCAAGGACATGGGACTGGTCTCCCAGGTCTTCGACGAGGCCTCGCTGGGGTCGTTGCACGGGCATATCGCCGTCGGACACGCCCGCTACTCGACCACCGGTTCCTCGGTCTGGGAGAACGCCCAGCCGACCTTCCGGGCGACCGTGCACGGTTCGCTGGCCCTCGGGCACAACGGAAACCTGGTGAACACCGCCGAACTGGCGGCCATGGTCGCCGAACTGCCCGGTGAGGAGCACGTCTCGCGCTCCGGCCGGACCGCCGCGACCAACGACACCGACCTGGTGACCGCCCTGCTGGCCGGCCACCCGGACCTCTCCATCGAGGAGACGGCCAAGGTCGTGCTGCCCAAGGTCAAGGGCGCCTTCTCGCTCGTCTTCATGGACGAGCACACCCTCTACGCCGCCCGCGACCCGCAGGGCATCCGCCCGCTGGTGCTCGGCCGGCTGGAGCGCGGCTGGGTGGTCGCCTCCGAGACGGCGGCGCTGGACATCTGCGGCGCCTCCTTCATCCGCGAGGTCGAGCCCGGCGAGCTCATCGCCATCGACGAGAACGGCATGCGCACCTCCCGCTTCGCCGAGGCGAAGCCCAAGGGCTGCGTGTTCGAGTACGTCTACCTGGCCCGTCCCGACACCTCCATCGCCGGCCGCAACGTGCACCTCTCCCGCGTGGAGATGGGCCGCCGCCTGGCGCAGGAGGCCCCGGTCGAGGCCGACCTGGTGATAGCCACGCCCGAGTCCGGCACCCCCGCCGCGATCGGCTACGCCGAGGCCAGCGGCATCCCGTACGGCTCAGGCCTGGTGAAGAACGCCTACGTGGGCCGCACCTTCATCCAGCCCAGCCAGACCATCCGCCAGCTCGGCATCCGGCTCAAGCTCAACCCGCTGCGCGAGGTCATCGCCGGCAAGCGCCTGGTGGTCGTGGACGACTCGATCGTGCGCGGCAACACCCAGCGCGCGCTGGTGAAGATGCTGCGCGAGGCGGGCGCCGCCGAGGTGCACATCCGGATCTCCTCGCCCCCGGTGAAGTGGCCCTGCTTCTTCGGCATCGACTTCGCCACCCGCGCGGAGCTGATCGCCAACGGCATGACCATCGAGGAGATCGGCCGCACGCTCGGCGCCGACTCGCTCGCGTACATCTCGATCGACGGCATGATCGAGGCCACCAAGCAGCCCAAGGACAAGCTCTGCCGGGCCTGCTTCGACGGCGAGTACCCGATGGAGCTGCCGGACCCGGCGCTGCTCGGCAAGCTCCTGCTGGAGGCCGAGATCAAGGGCGGCCAGCAGCAGCCGGCCGTCCGCGGCAAGCCGACCAGCGGCAGCGACCTGGACGGCGTCCAGTCGCTGCTCGGCGGGGCGGGCGCGGCCGACGCGCTGCGCCGCCCGTAG
- the purM gene encoding phosphoribosylformylglycinamidine cyclo-ligase — translation MTSSHPSPTTPPNGDAPRRPSDGATYAAAGVDIEAGDRAVELMKQWVKKADRPEVVGGLGGFAGLFDVSAFKNYERPLLASATDGVGTKVAIAAAMDKHDTIGHDLVGMVVDDIVVCGAEPLFMTDYICVGKVVPERVASIVKGIAEGCALAGCALVGGETAEHPGLLGPDEYDVAGAGTGVVEADALLGSERVRAGDVVIAMAASGLHSNGYSLVRHVLLNQAGWKLDRKVEEFGRTLGEELLEPTRIYSLDCLALTRATEVHAFSHVTGGGLAANLARVIPDGLHARLDRGTWTPLPVFRTVAEVGKVATLELEKTLNMGVGMVAVVPPHSVDVVLSILEDRGVEAWLLGDVVERTDEHAEGAALYNAYEGFTAG, via the coding sequence GTGACCAGCTCCCACCCGTCGCCCACCACCCCCCCCAACGGAGACGCTCCGCGTCGCCCCTCCGATGGCGCCACCTACGCCGCCGCCGGTGTCGACATCGAGGCGGGCGACCGCGCCGTCGAGCTCATGAAGCAGTGGGTGAAGAAGGCCGACCGCCCCGAGGTGGTCGGCGGCCTCGGCGGCTTCGCCGGCCTCTTCGACGTGTCCGCCTTCAAGAACTACGAGCGGCCGCTGCTGGCCTCGGCCACCGACGGGGTGGGGACCAAGGTGGCCATCGCGGCCGCCATGGACAAGCACGACACCATCGGCCACGACCTGGTCGGCATGGTCGTGGACGACATCGTGGTGTGCGGCGCCGAGCCGCTGTTCATGACCGACTACATCTGCGTCGGCAAGGTCGTCCCGGAGCGGGTCGCCTCGATCGTCAAGGGCATCGCCGAGGGCTGCGCGCTGGCCGGCTGCGCCCTGGTCGGCGGCGAGACCGCCGAGCACCCGGGCCTGCTCGGCCCGGACGAGTACGACGTCGCGGGCGCCGGCACCGGCGTGGTCGAGGCCGACGCGCTGCTGGGCTCCGAGCGGGTCCGGGCCGGCGACGTGGTGATCGCGATGGCCGCCTCCGGCCTGCACTCCAACGGCTACTCGCTGGTCCGCCACGTGCTGCTGAACCAGGCCGGCTGGAAGCTGGACCGCAAGGTCGAGGAGTTCGGCCGCACCCTCGGCGAGGAGCTGCTGGAGCCGACCCGGATCTACTCGCTGGACTGCCTGGCGCTCACCCGGGCGACCGAGGTGCACGCCTTCTCGCACGTCACCGGCGGCGGCCTGGCGGCCAACCTGGCCCGGGTCATCCCGGACGGCCTGCACGCCCGCCTGGACCGCGGCACCTGGACCCCGCTGCCGGTCTTCCGGACCGTCGCCGAGGTCGGCAAGGTGGCCACCCTGGAGCTGGAGAAGACGCTCAACATGGGCGTCGGCATGGTCGCGGTCGTCCCGCCGCACTCGGTGGACGTGGTGCTGTCGATCCTCGAGGACCGCGGCGTCGAGGCCTGGCTGCTCGGTGACGTCGTCGAGCGCACCGACGAGCACGCGGAGGGCGCGGCCCTCTACAACGCCTACGAGGGCTTCACGGCGGGCTGA
- a CDS encoding Glu/Leu/Phe/Val dehydrogenase dimerization domain-containing protein has translation MTDVQTPATHPAPGVLSRIFRTEQDGAPGDGHEQVVLCHDRSSGLKAIIAIHSTALGPALGGTRFFPYASEEAALEDALNLSRGMSYKNALAGLDLGGGKAVIIGDPNKDKNEAMLRAYGRFVESLRGRYITACDVGTYVQDMDVVARETEFVTGRSPEHGGAGDSSILTAFGVFQGMRATAQARWGQPTLRGKRVGVAGVGKVGHYLVGHLVADGATVVVTDPFEAAVNRVRAAHPEVEVVADTTALLQAKLDVYAPCALGGALTDSVVAALGEFGTSIVCGAANNQLAHPGVEKDLADRGILYAPDYLVNSGGVIQVADEIDGFNFERAKNKATKIFDTTLEIFTRAAADGVPPAVAADRLAEKRMREISALRTVLLPGARRG, from the coding sequence GTGACCGACGTACAGACCCCGGCCACGCACCCCGCACCCGGCGTGCTCAGCAGGATCTTCCGCACCGAGCAGGACGGTGCCCCCGGCGACGGCCACGAGCAGGTCGTCCTCTGCCACGACCGCAGCTCCGGGCTCAAGGCGATCATCGCCATCCACTCCACCGCCCTCGGCCCCGCCCTCGGCGGCACCCGCTTCTTCCCGTACGCCTCCGAGGAGGCGGCCCTGGAGGACGCGCTGAACCTGTCCCGCGGGATGTCCTACAAGAACGCGCTGGCCGGGCTGGACCTCGGCGGCGGCAAGGCCGTCATCATCGGCGACCCGAACAAGGACAAGAACGAGGCGATGCTCCGGGCCTACGGCCGCTTCGTGGAGTCGCTGCGCGGGCGCTACATCACCGCCTGCGACGTGGGCACCTACGTCCAGGACATGGACGTCGTCGCGCGCGAGACCGAGTTCGTGACCGGCCGCTCGCCCGAGCACGGCGGCGCCGGCGACTCGTCCATCCTGACCGCCTTCGGCGTCTTCCAGGGCATGCGCGCCACCGCCCAGGCCCGTTGGGGCCAGCCCACCCTGCGCGGCAAGCGGGTCGGCGTCGCGGGCGTCGGCAAGGTCGGCCACTACCTGGTCGGCCACCTGGTCGCGGACGGCGCCACCGTCGTCGTCACCGACCCCTTCGAGGCCGCCGTCAACCGCGTGCGCGCCGCTCACCCGGAGGTGGAGGTGGTAGCCGACACCACCGCCCTGCTCCAGGCCAAGCTGGACGTCTACGCCCCCTGCGCCCTCGGCGGCGCGCTGACCGACTCCGTGGTCGCCGCGCTCGGCGAGTTCGGCACCTCGATCGTCTGCGGCGCGGCCAACAACCAGCTGGCCCACCCGGGCGTCGAGAAGGACCTGGCCGACCGCGGCATCCTCTACGCGCCCGACTACCTGGTGAACTCCGGCGGCGTGATCCAGGTCGCCGACGAGATCGACGGCTTCAACTTCGAGCGGGCCAAGAACAAGGCCACCAAGATCTTCGACACCACCCTGGAGATCTTCACCCGGGCCGCCGCCGACGGCGTCCCGCCGGCGGTCGCCGCCGACCGCCTGGCCGAGAAGCGGATGCGCGAGATCAGCGCGCTGCGCACGGTCCTGCTGCCGGGCGCCCGCCGCGGCTGA